A window from Thiomonas sp. FB-Cd encodes these proteins:
- a CDS encoding IS5 family transposase (programmed frameshift), whose product MEITPAQFAQIEHCLPTQRGNVSLSNLDVLNAILYVAEHGCKWRGLPRRFGNWHTIYTRMNRWSKSGVMDRVFEELQRSQVVRIKIETVSLDSTSIKVHPDGTGALKKNGTQSIGKSRGGWNTRIHMVAADVRTAIAFSLSPGQAHDAPAGRALLSRLGAPNRPLHLLMDRAYEGNETRQLALELGFIPAVPPLKTRVEPWEYDRAMDKRRNEVERLFRRLKGFRRIFSRFEKLDVMFVGFIGFALIADGLRLC is encoded by the exons ATGGAAATCACGCCTGCGCAGTTCGCCCAAATCGAGCACTGCTTGCCGACGCAGCGAGGCAATGTCAGCTTGTCAAACCTGGATGTGTTGAATGCGATTCTGTACGTGGCCGAGCATGGCTGCAAATGGCGCGGCTTGCCCAGGCGGTTCGGCAACTGGCACACGATCTATACGCGGATGAATCGGTGGTCCAAGTCGGGCGTCATGGACCGAGTGTTCGAGGAGCTGCAGCGATCGCAGGTTGTGCGCATCAAGATCGAAACGGTTTCACTGGACAGCACCAGCATCAAGGTGCATCCGGATGGCACCGGGGCGCTAAA AAAAAACGGCACCCAATCCATCGGCAAATCTCGAGGCGGATGGAACACCAGGATTCATATGGTTGCCGCGGATGTTCGCACGGCCATAGCGTTCTCCTTGTCACCTGGCCAGGCGCACGACGCGCCGGCTGGACGGGCACTGCTCAGTCGCCTGGGTGCGCCAAACAGGCCGCTGCATCTGCTCATGGATCGGGCCTACGAGGGCAACGAGACGCGGCAGCTTGCCCTCGAACTCGGCTTCATCCCTGCGGTCCCGCCCCTGAAGACTCGGGTCGAGCCGTGGGAGTACGACCGAGCAATGGACAAGCGCCGCAATGAAGTCGAGCGATTGTTTCGGCGACTCAAGGGCTTTCGTCGCATCTTCTCGCGGTTCGAGAAGCTTGATGTCATGTTCGTCGGCTTCATCGGTTTCGCGCTGATCGCCGACGGCCTCCGGTTGTGTTAA